DNA sequence from the Acidobacteriota bacterium genome:
GGTCCGTGCGCTGGCTCGAGAGTTCGAATTGGAGAACGCGGACAAGCCGGAGTCGATGGACCTGTGCTTCGTGGCACAGGGTGAGAGTTATCGCGACGTGTTGGCCGCTCGCGGCGTCGTAGGTGAAGGTCCCGGCGAGGTTGTTGACGCGTCCGGTTCGGTTGTCGGGAAGCACGATGGGCTCGACGGCTACACCATCGGTCAGCGCCGCGGATTGGGTGTGCCGTCGCAGGATCGTCTGTACGTGATCGGCATGAGCCCCGACCGCAATGAATTGCAGGTCGGTTCGGAGAATCGACTTTATTCGGATCGCTGCGTCATCGAACGCACGCGCTGGATCCCGTTCAAGGAACTTGACGGCGAGTTGCGTGCCGACGTGAAGATTCGCAGCTCCCACGACGGTGCGGCGGCGACGATACGACCGCTGCCGAATCGGTGTGCAGAGATCTTATTTGACGAACCTCAGCGTGCAATGGCAGCAGGACAGGCCGCCGTTGCCTATCATGACGACCTTGTCGTGGGTGGAGGGTGGATCGTTTCCGCCGACGCCTGTGGAGTAGAAGCATGACCCGCAACCAGGAACCTCGACCCCTGGATACCTTCATCCATCGTCACGTTGGCCCGTCGGAACCGGAGATCGCCACGATGCTCGAGACCGTCGGCGTCTCCAGTCTCGAGGCACTGGTCGACGAGATCATTCCGACGTCGATTCGCTCGTCGCGACCGCTGAGTCTGGGTGAACCGCGAGGTGAGGCTGAGCTGCTGGCGAGCCTTCGCAAAATGGCCGGGAAGAATCGGGTCTTCCGCAGTTTCATCGGGCAGGGCTATCACGGCTGCATGACGCCGGCGGTCATCAAGCGAAACATCCTCGAGAACCCGGGCTGGTATACGCCCTACACGCCGTATCAAGCAGAGCTGGCGCAAGGCCGGCTTGAGGCGTTGTTGCTGTTCCAGACGATGATCTCCGATCTAAGCGGACTGCCGTTGGCCAACGCCTCCCTCCTTGACGAGGCGACCGCCGCCGCCGAGGCGATGACGATGTGTCGCGGAATCGGTAAGCGGAACGGTGACGCGTTCTTCGTGGACGCCTCGGCGCACCCGCAGACGATCGCGGTACTCCGTACCCGCGCCGACGGGTTTGGGATCGATCTTCAGGTCGGCGATCCGTTTACGGCGGATCTGACCTCCTGTTTCGGTGTCCTTCTCCAGCATCCAGCGACCGACGGAC
Encoded proteins:
- the mnmA gene encoding tRNA 2-thiouridine(34) synthase MnmA, with the protein product MNTQSPDRSVAAVAMSGGVDSSVAACLEARGGGAVVGFSMQLVDRLAGQTERYGRCCSPEDFHDARQVAERMGFPHYIVDMEREFEEQVLQPFADDYVNGRTPSPCIRCNTFVKFGTLWSRARTVGANRVVTGHYAILEWDPDRERTLLRKAADRDKDQSYFLFDLSEAQRRRACFPLGRLQKEEVRALAREFELENADKPESMDLCFVAQGESYRDVLAARGVVGEGPGEVVDASGSVVGKHDGLDGYTIGQRRGLGVPSQDRLYVIGMSPDRNELQVGSENRLYSDRCVIERTRWIPFKELDGELRADVKIRSSHDGAAATIRPLPNRCAEILFDEPQRAMAAGQAAVAYHDDLVVGGGWIVSADACGVEA